A portion of the Lolium rigidum isolate FL_2022 chromosome 1, APGP_CSIRO_Lrig_0.1, whole genome shotgun sequence genome contains these proteins:
- the LOC124685284 gene encoding ethylene-responsive transcription factor RAP2-13-like codes for MAAIDLYNTRNQFSSSSSSSSSDQELMKALEPFIKSASSPTTSTSASSPFSYYNSSPSLPQESYYFPAASSSPSYSYTTLQAPFASSATTTTSFSQLPPLPPVSQYNTSSAATYPSSSDMVGLTSLGQEQIHQIQAQLFFQHQQQQRGLSLSASLLGPRAQPMKQAGTPSTAAGTHYRGVRQRHWGKWVAEIRLPKNRTRLWLGTFDTAQDAALAYDKAAFRLRGDAARLNFPNLRRGGAHLAGPLHSSVDAKLDSICNNIAAAPSKPSSTKTAAAPDSPKHSTSTSSTEGDGSVFSAGSTPLPPPSQQPAAPPLPEMANLDFSEAPWDESDAFHHLHKCPSWEIDWDAILS; via the coding sequence ATGGCAGCCATAGATCTGTACAACACCCGCAACCAGTTCagctcctcgtcatcgtcatcctcctcggaTCAGGAGCTCATGAAAGCGCTCGAACCTTTTATCAAGAGCGCTTCTtcccccaccacctccacctccgcctcctccccgtTTTCCTACTACAATTCCTCTCCGTCACTGCCCCAAGAATCCTACTACTTCCCTGCTGCATCATCCTCCCCCTCTTACAGTTACACCACGCTTCAAGCTCCGTTtgcttcctccgccaccaccaccacatccttCTCCCAGCTCCCGCCTCTGCCGCCCGTTTCGCAGTACAACACCTCGTCGGCGGCGACGTACCCGTCGTCGAGTGACATGGTGGGGCTGACCAGCCTGGGCCAAGAACAGATCCATCAGATCCAGGCGCAGCTCTTCTtccagcaccagcagcagcagaggGGGCTGTCGCTGTCGGCGTCCCTGCTCGGCCCGCGGGCGCAGCCCATGAAGCAGGCCGGGACGCCGTCGACGGCCGCCGGGACGCACTACCGCGGCGTGCGGCAGCGTCACTGGGGCAAGTGGGTGGCGGAGATCCGCCTCCCCAAGAACCGGACGCggctgtggctcggcaccttcgacaccgcCCAGGACGCCGCGCTCGCCTACGACAAGGCGGCCTTCCGCCTCCGCGGCGACGCCGCGCGCCTCAACTTCCCTAACCTCCGCCGCGGCGGCGCGCACCTCGCCGGCCCGCTACACTCCTCCGTCGACGCCAAGCTCGACTCCATCTGCAACAACATCGCCGCCGCGCCGTCCAAGCCGTCGTCAACAaaaaccgccgccgccccggactCGCCAAAGCACTCGACATCGACGTCGTCGACGGAGGGAGACGGGTCAGTGTTCTCCGCCGGCTCGACACCCCTCCCTCCGCCGTCGCAGCAgccagccgcgccgccgctccccgAGATGGCCAACCTGGACTTCTCGGAGGCGCCGTGGGACGAGTCCGACGCCTTCCACCACCTCCACAAGTGCCCGTCGTGGGAGATCGACTGGGACGCCATCCTCTCGTGA